Proteins from a single region of Malaclemys terrapin pileata isolate rMalTer1 chromosome 23, rMalTer1.hap1, whole genome shotgun sequence:
- the STAT6 gene encoding signal transducer and activator of transcription 6 isoform X3, translated as MSLWSLVSHMPPEHFSSLFGEFPCDLRNLLADWLENQPWEFITGADSFCTSAAGALLSAMVEKLRSLAGGNGQQCQVLQHISNLENTYRRDPLRLVAIVKGILEGERAALLKRDRQLPLSFHRRQEELKFGLDLQRLQHRVGEIQVLQERWKQMGEGTRACRQTKLQESQLKTDGKLQGNDLPALILEAVKELEGAKLQVLKRLHIWKRQQQLAGNGAVFEENLAPLQKRCENLVDIYFQLQQQVVAVGGELGSDLLSRLLERLNSVLSALVESSFLVEKQPPQVLKTQTKFQASVRFLLGARLLQASAKPYVVKADMVTEKQARELALGGYGTPLSESTGEIVHNTVALEINSTSATSCATFKNMLLKKIKRCERKGSESVTEEKCAVLFSTDVTLGPGNLPFHLQALSLPIVVIVHGNQDNNAKATVLWDNAFSELERVPFVVAERVPWEKMCETLNLRFMAEVQTSKGLLPEHYFFLAQKIFNNSSASPEDFHNRSVSWAQFNKEILPGRGFTFWQWFDGVLDLTKRCLKSYWSDRLIIGFISKQYVSKLLGQKPDGTFLLRFSDSEIGGITIAHVIRGKDGSIQVENIQPFSAKDLHIRSLGDRIRDLAQLRNLYPDKPKDQAFGSHYNKEQMGKDGRGYVSTAIKMTVESERDQKLPPQESPQVGPPPGPANMYNLPGPPPEQPMDHLCQVLAPDMCSSPFPAQMVLSQFCAPDEGNMSIPSASPFHSSPPTLLPAPVSTTTTPLPLCPNVVFGCQSLSPLGNNVDLPSEDEITQLLYEAQMEEGLQPPTQLCSYGDPMANPSW; from the exons ATGTCTCTGTGGAGCCTCGTCTCGCACATGCCTCCGGAGCACTTCAGCAGCCTCTTCGGGGAGTTCCCATGCGACCTGCGCAACCTGCTGGCCGACTGGCTGGAAAACCAGCCGTG GGAGTTCATCACCGGCGCCGACTCCTTCTGCACCAGCGCGGCCGGCGCACTGCTCTCCGCCATGGTGGAAAAGCTTCGCAGCCTTGCCGGTGGCAACGGGCAGCAATGTCAGGTCCTCCAGCACATTAGTAACCTGGAG AACACGTATCGGAGAGACCCGCTGAGGCTGGTGGCAATCGTGAAAGGAATTCTGGAGGGCGAGAGAGCTGCCTTGCTCAAACGG GATCGCCAGCTGCCGCTCAGCTTCCACCGCAGGCAGGAGGAGCTGAAGTTCGGGCTGGACCTGCAGAGGCTCCAGCACCGAGTTGGGGAGATCCAGGTGCTCCAGGAACGGTGGAAGCAGATGGGAGAGGGGACCAGAG CCTGCCGGCAGACAAAGCTGCAGGAGTCCCAGCTGAAGACAGACGGGAAACTCCAGGGGAAC GATCTGCCCGCTCTCATCCTGGAGGCCGTGAAGGAGCTGGAAGGTGCCAAGCTGCAGGTGCTGAAGAGGCTACACATCTGGAAAcggcagcagcagctggcggGGAACGGGGCTGTCTTCGAGGAGAACCTGGCTCCGCTCCAGAAGAG GTGCGAGAATCTGGTGGACATTTatttccagctgcagcagcaggtggTGGCGGtcggtggggagctgggctccgaCCTGCTCTCCCGGCTTCTGGAGCGGCTCAACTCGGTGCTGAGTGCCCTGGTTGAAAG ctccttcctgGTGGAGAAGCAGCCCCCGCAGGTGCTGAAGACCCAGACCAAGTTCCAGGCCAGTGTACGTTTCCTGCTGGGCGCCCGGCTGCTCCAGGCCTCGGCGAAGCCCTACGTGGTCAAAGCCGACATGGTGACGGAGAAGCAGGCCCGGGAGCTGGCGCTTGGCGGCTATGGCACCCCGCTCAG cgAAAGCACTGGGGAGATCGTGCACAATACGGTCGCCCTGGAGATCAACTCCACCAGTGCCACGTCCTGCGCCACCTTCAAGAACATG CTGCTGAAGAAGATCAAGCGCTGCGAACGCAAGGGCTCCGAGTCGGTAACAGAGGAGAAATGCGCCGTGCTCTTCAGCACCGATGTCACCTTGGGTCCCGGCAACCTGCCCTTCCACCTGCAG GCCCTGTCTCTGCCGATCGTGGTCATTGTGCACGGGAACCAAGACAACAACGCCAAGGCTACCGTGCTGTGGGACAACGCCTTCTCCGAGCTT GAGCGGGTCCCATTCGTGGTGGCCGAGCGGGTGCCATGGGAGAAGATGTGCGAGACACTCAACCTGCGGTTCATGGCGGAGGTGCAGACCAGCAAGGGGCTGCTGCCGGAGCATTACTTCTTCCTGGCCCAGAAAATCTTCAACAACAGCAGCGCCAGCCCCGAGGACTTCCACAACCGCAGCGTCTCCTGGGCCCAGTTCAACAag GAGATCCTGCCTGGCCGGGGATTCACCTTCTGGCAGTGGTTTGACGGGGTCCTCGACCTCACCAAGAGGTGCCTCAAAAGCTACTGGTCGGACAG GCTCATCATTGGCTTCATCAGCAAACAGTACGTCAGCAAGCTACTGGGCCAGAAGCCCGACGGGACCTTTCTGCTGCGCTTCAGCGACTCGGAGATCGGCGGCATCACCATCGCCCACGTCATCCGCGGCAAGGACG GCTCCATCCAGGTGGAGAACATCCAGCCCTTCTCCGCCAAGGACCTGCACATCCGCTCCCTGGGCGACCGCATCCGAGACCTGGCCCAGCTCCGCAACCTCTATCCCGACAAACCCAAGGACCAGGCCTTCGGCAGCCACTACAACA AGGAGCAGATGGGGAAGGACGGCAGAGGCTACGTCTCCACTGCCATCAAGATGACGGTGGAAAGTGAAAG GGATCAGAAGCTGCCCCCCCAGGAGTCTCCCCAAGTCGgcccaccccccggcccggcgaaCATGTACAACTTGCCAGGGCCACCCCCCGAGCAGCCCATGGACCACCTGTGCCAGGTGCTGGCGCCCGACATGTG cTCTTCCCCGTTCCCTGCCCAGATGGTCCTGTCCCAGTTCTGCGCCCCGGACGAGGGCAACATGAGCATTCCCAGTGCCTCCCCTTTCCACAG cagcccccccaCGCTCCTTCCGGCGCCCGTGAGCACCACGACCACCCCGCTACCCCTCTGCCCCAACGTCGTCTTCGGCTGCCAGTCCCTGTCGCC CCTGGGCAACAACGTGGACTTACCCTCGGAGGACGAGATCACCCAGCTCTTGTATGAGGCACAGATGGAGGAGGGGCTtcagccccccacccagctctgcagctACGGCGACCCCATGGCCAACCCCAGCTGGTGA
- the STAT6 gene encoding signal transducer and activator of transcription 6 isoform X1: MSLWSLVSHMPPEHFSSLFGEFPCDLRNLLADWLENQPWEFITGADSFCTSAAGALLSAMVEKLRSLAGGNGQQCQVLQHISNLENTYRRDPLRLVAIVKGILEGERAALLKRDRQLPLSFHRRQEELKFGLDLQRLQHRVGEIQVLQERWKQMGEGTRACRQTKLQESQLKTDGKLQGNDLPALILEAVKELEGAKLQVLKRLHIWKRQQQLAGNGAVFEENLAPLQKRCENLVDIYFQLQQQVVAVGGELGSDLLSRLLERLNSVLSALVESSFLVEKQPPQVLKTQTKFQASVRFLLGARLLQASAKPYVVKADMVTEKQARELALGGYGTPLSESTGEIVHNTVALEINSTSATSCATFKNMLLKKIKRCERKGSESVTEEKCAVLFSTDVTLGPGNLPFHLQALSLPIVVIVHGNQDNNAKATVLWDNAFSELERVPFVVAERVPWEKMCETLNLRFMAEVQTSKGLLPEHYFFLAQKIFNNSSASPEDFHNRSVSWAQFNKEILPGRGFTFWQWFDGVLDLTKRCLKSYWSDRLIIGFISKQYVSKLLGQKPDGTFLLRFSDSEIGGITIAHVIRGKDGSIQVENIQPFSAKDLHIRSLGDRIRDLAQLRNLYPDKPKDQAFGSHYNKEQMGKDGRGYVSTAIKMTVESERDQKLPPQESPQVGPPPGPANMYNLPGPPPEQPMDHLCQVLAPDMCSSPFPAQMVLSQFCAPDEGNMSIPSASPFHSSPPTLLPAPVSTTTTPLPLCPNVVFGCQSLSPNLLSYRYLPGDPMPLVLEDLPPNPMDEEMPEIAPFSPASHTSPFGTLLPAPPQLLAASLGNNVDLPSEDEITQLLYEAQMEEGLQPPTQLCSYGDPMANPSW, encoded by the exons ATGTCTCTGTGGAGCCTCGTCTCGCACATGCCTCCGGAGCACTTCAGCAGCCTCTTCGGGGAGTTCCCATGCGACCTGCGCAACCTGCTGGCCGACTGGCTGGAAAACCAGCCGTG GGAGTTCATCACCGGCGCCGACTCCTTCTGCACCAGCGCGGCCGGCGCACTGCTCTCCGCCATGGTGGAAAAGCTTCGCAGCCTTGCCGGTGGCAACGGGCAGCAATGTCAGGTCCTCCAGCACATTAGTAACCTGGAG AACACGTATCGGAGAGACCCGCTGAGGCTGGTGGCAATCGTGAAAGGAATTCTGGAGGGCGAGAGAGCTGCCTTGCTCAAACGG GATCGCCAGCTGCCGCTCAGCTTCCACCGCAGGCAGGAGGAGCTGAAGTTCGGGCTGGACCTGCAGAGGCTCCAGCACCGAGTTGGGGAGATCCAGGTGCTCCAGGAACGGTGGAAGCAGATGGGAGAGGGGACCAGAG CCTGCCGGCAGACAAAGCTGCAGGAGTCCCAGCTGAAGACAGACGGGAAACTCCAGGGGAAC GATCTGCCCGCTCTCATCCTGGAGGCCGTGAAGGAGCTGGAAGGTGCCAAGCTGCAGGTGCTGAAGAGGCTACACATCTGGAAAcggcagcagcagctggcggGGAACGGGGCTGTCTTCGAGGAGAACCTGGCTCCGCTCCAGAAGAG GTGCGAGAATCTGGTGGACATTTatttccagctgcagcagcaggtggTGGCGGtcggtggggagctgggctccgaCCTGCTCTCCCGGCTTCTGGAGCGGCTCAACTCGGTGCTGAGTGCCCTGGTTGAAAG ctccttcctgGTGGAGAAGCAGCCCCCGCAGGTGCTGAAGACCCAGACCAAGTTCCAGGCCAGTGTACGTTTCCTGCTGGGCGCCCGGCTGCTCCAGGCCTCGGCGAAGCCCTACGTGGTCAAAGCCGACATGGTGACGGAGAAGCAGGCCCGGGAGCTGGCGCTTGGCGGCTATGGCACCCCGCTCAG cgAAAGCACTGGGGAGATCGTGCACAATACGGTCGCCCTGGAGATCAACTCCACCAGTGCCACGTCCTGCGCCACCTTCAAGAACATG CTGCTGAAGAAGATCAAGCGCTGCGAACGCAAGGGCTCCGAGTCGGTAACAGAGGAGAAATGCGCCGTGCTCTTCAGCACCGATGTCACCTTGGGTCCCGGCAACCTGCCCTTCCACCTGCAG GCCCTGTCTCTGCCGATCGTGGTCATTGTGCACGGGAACCAAGACAACAACGCCAAGGCTACCGTGCTGTGGGACAACGCCTTCTCCGAGCTT GAGCGGGTCCCATTCGTGGTGGCCGAGCGGGTGCCATGGGAGAAGATGTGCGAGACACTCAACCTGCGGTTCATGGCGGAGGTGCAGACCAGCAAGGGGCTGCTGCCGGAGCATTACTTCTTCCTGGCCCAGAAAATCTTCAACAACAGCAGCGCCAGCCCCGAGGACTTCCACAACCGCAGCGTCTCCTGGGCCCAGTTCAACAag GAGATCCTGCCTGGCCGGGGATTCACCTTCTGGCAGTGGTTTGACGGGGTCCTCGACCTCACCAAGAGGTGCCTCAAAAGCTACTGGTCGGACAG GCTCATCATTGGCTTCATCAGCAAACAGTACGTCAGCAAGCTACTGGGCCAGAAGCCCGACGGGACCTTTCTGCTGCGCTTCAGCGACTCGGAGATCGGCGGCATCACCATCGCCCACGTCATCCGCGGCAAGGACG GCTCCATCCAGGTGGAGAACATCCAGCCCTTCTCCGCCAAGGACCTGCACATCCGCTCCCTGGGCGACCGCATCCGAGACCTGGCCCAGCTCCGCAACCTCTATCCCGACAAACCCAAGGACCAGGCCTTCGGCAGCCACTACAACA AGGAGCAGATGGGGAAGGACGGCAGAGGCTACGTCTCCACTGCCATCAAGATGACGGTGGAAAGTGAAAG GGATCAGAAGCTGCCCCCCCAGGAGTCTCCCCAAGTCGgcccaccccccggcccggcgaaCATGTACAACTTGCCAGGGCCACCCCCCGAGCAGCCCATGGACCACCTGTGCCAGGTGCTGGCGCCCGACATGTG cTCTTCCCCGTTCCCTGCCCAGATGGTCCTGTCCCAGTTCTGCGCCCCGGACGAGGGCAACATGAGCATTCCCAGTGCCTCCCCTTTCCACAG cagcccccccaCGCTCCTTCCGGCGCCCGTGAGCACCACGACCACCCCGCTACCCCTCTGCCCCAACGTCGTCTTCGGCTGCCAGTCCCTGTCGCC GAATTTGCTGTCCTACAGGTACTTGCCAGGGGACCCCATGCCCCTCGTCCTGGAGGATCTGCCTCCCAACCCCATGGACGAGGAGATGCCGGAAATAGCCCCCTTCTCGCCCGCCAGCCACACCTCTCCCTTCGGGACcctcctgccagcccctccccagctgctggcAGCGAG CCTGGGCAACAACGTGGACTTACCCTCGGAGGACGAGATCACCCAGCTCTTGTATGAGGCACAGATGGAGGAGGGGCTtcagccccccacccagctctgcagctACGGCGACCCCATGGCCAACCCCAGCTGGTGA
- the STAT6 gene encoding signal transducer and activator of transcription 6 isoform X2, with protein sequence MSLWSLVSHMPPEHFSSLFGEFPCDLRNLLADWLENQPWEFITGADSFCTSAAGALLSAMVEKLRSLAGGNGQQCQVLQHISNLENTYRRDPLRLVAIVKGILEGERAALLKRDRQLPLSFHRRQEELKFGLDLQRLQHRVGEIQVLQERWKQMGEGTRACRQTKLQESQLKTDGKLQGNDLPALILEAVKELEGAKLQVLKRLHIWKRQQQLAGNGAVFEENLAPLQKRCENLVDIYFQLQQQVVAVGGELGSDLLSRLLERLNSVLSALVESSFLVEKQPPQVLKTQTKFQASVRFLLGARLLQASAKPYVVKADMVTEKQARELALGGYGTPLSESTGEIVHNTVALEINSTSATSCATFKNMLLKKIKRCERKGSESVTEEKCAVLFSTDVTLGPGNLPFHLQALSLPIVVIVHGNQDNNAKATVLWDNAFSELERVPFVVAERVPWEKMCETLNLRFMAEVQTSKGLLPEHYFFLAQKIFNNSSASPEDFHNRSVSWAQFNKEILPGRGFTFWQWFDGVLDLTKRCLKSYWSDRLIIGFISKQYVSKLLGQKPDGTFLLRFSDSEIGGITIAHVIRGKDGSIQVENIQPFSAKDLHIRSLGDRIRDLAQLRNLYPDKPKDQAFGSHYNKEQMGKDGRGYVSTAIKMTVESERDQKLPPQESPQVGPPPGPANMYNLPGPPPEQPMDHLCQVLAPDMCSSPFPAQMVLSQFCAPDEGNMSIPSASPFHRNLLSYRYLPGDPMPLVLEDLPPNPMDEEMPEIAPFSPASHTSPFGTLLPAPPQLLAASLGNNVDLPSEDEITQLLYEAQMEEGLQPPTQLCSYGDPMANPSW encoded by the exons ATGTCTCTGTGGAGCCTCGTCTCGCACATGCCTCCGGAGCACTTCAGCAGCCTCTTCGGGGAGTTCCCATGCGACCTGCGCAACCTGCTGGCCGACTGGCTGGAAAACCAGCCGTG GGAGTTCATCACCGGCGCCGACTCCTTCTGCACCAGCGCGGCCGGCGCACTGCTCTCCGCCATGGTGGAAAAGCTTCGCAGCCTTGCCGGTGGCAACGGGCAGCAATGTCAGGTCCTCCAGCACATTAGTAACCTGGAG AACACGTATCGGAGAGACCCGCTGAGGCTGGTGGCAATCGTGAAAGGAATTCTGGAGGGCGAGAGAGCTGCCTTGCTCAAACGG GATCGCCAGCTGCCGCTCAGCTTCCACCGCAGGCAGGAGGAGCTGAAGTTCGGGCTGGACCTGCAGAGGCTCCAGCACCGAGTTGGGGAGATCCAGGTGCTCCAGGAACGGTGGAAGCAGATGGGAGAGGGGACCAGAG CCTGCCGGCAGACAAAGCTGCAGGAGTCCCAGCTGAAGACAGACGGGAAACTCCAGGGGAAC GATCTGCCCGCTCTCATCCTGGAGGCCGTGAAGGAGCTGGAAGGTGCCAAGCTGCAGGTGCTGAAGAGGCTACACATCTGGAAAcggcagcagcagctggcggGGAACGGGGCTGTCTTCGAGGAGAACCTGGCTCCGCTCCAGAAGAG GTGCGAGAATCTGGTGGACATTTatttccagctgcagcagcaggtggTGGCGGtcggtggggagctgggctccgaCCTGCTCTCCCGGCTTCTGGAGCGGCTCAACTCGGTGCTGAGTGCCCTGGTTGAAAG ctccttcctgGTGGAGAAGCAGCCCCCGCAGGTGCTGAAGACCCAGACCAAGTTCCAGGCCAGTGTACGTTTCCTGCTGGGCGCCCGGCTGCTCCAGGCCTCGGCGAAGCCCTACGTGGTCAAAGCCGACATGGTGACGGAGAAGCAGGCCCGGGAGCTGGCGCTTGGCGGCTATGGCACCCCGCTCAG cgAAAGCACTGGGGAGATCGTGCACAATACGGTCGCCCTGGAGATCAACTCCACCAGTGCCACGTCCTGCGCCACCTTCAAGAACATG CTGCTGAAGAAGATCAAGCGCTGCGAACGCAAGGGCTCCGAGTCGGTAACAGAGGAGAAATGCGCCGTGCTCTTCAGCACCGATGTCACCTTGGGTCCCGGCAACCTGCCCTTCCACCTGCAG GCCCTGTCTCTGCCGATCGTGGTCATTGTGCACGGGAACCAAGACAACAACGCCAAGGCTACCGTGCTGTGGGACAACGCCTTCTCCGAGCTT GAGCGGGTCCCATTCGTGGTGGCCGAGCGGGTGCCATGGGAGAAGATGTGCGAGACACTCAACCTGCGGTTCATGGCGGAGGTGCAGACCAGCAAGGGGCTGCTGCCGGAGCATTACTTCTTCCTGGCCCAGAAAATCTTCAACAACAGCAGCGCCAGCCCCGAGGACTTCCACAACCGCAGCGTCTCCTGGGCCCAGTTCAACAag GAGATCCTGCCTGGCCGGGGATTCACCTTCTGGCAGTGGTTTGACGGGGTCCTCGACCTCACCAAGAGGTGCCTCAAAAGCTACTGGTCGGACAG GCTCATCATTGGCTTCATCAGCAAACAGTACGTCAGCAAGCTACTGGGCCAGAAGCCCGACGGGACCTTTCTGCTGCGCTTCAGCGACTCGGAGATCGGCGGCATCACCATCGCCCACGTCATCCGCGGCAAGGACG GCTCCATCCAGGTGGAGAACATCCAGCCCTTCTCCGCCAAGGACCTGCACATCCGCTCCCTGGGCGACCGCATCCGAGACCTGGCCCAGCTCCGCAACCTCTATCCCGACAAACCCAAGGACCAGGCCTTCGGCAGCCACTACAACA AGGAGCAGATGGGGAAGGACGGCAGAGGCTACGTCTCCACTGCCATCAAGATGACGGTGGAAAGTGAAAG GGATCAGAAGCTGCCCCCCCAGGAGTCTCCCCAAGTCGgcccaccccccggcccggcgaaCATGTACAACTTGCCAGGGCCACCCCCCGAGCAGCCCATGGACCACCTGTGCCAGGTGCTGGCGCCCGACATGTG cTCTTCCCCGTTCCCTGCCCAGATGGTCCTGTCCCAGTTCTGCGCCCCGGACGAGGGCAACATGAGCATTCCCAGTGCCTCCCCTTTCCACAG GAATTTGCTGTCCTACAGGTACTTGCCAGGGGACCCCATGCCCCTCGTCCTGGAGGATCTGCCTCCCAACCCCATGGACGAGGAGATGCCGGAAATAGCCCCCTTCTCGCCCGCCAGCCACACCTCTCCCTTCGGGACcctcctgccagcccctccccagctgctggcAGCGAG CCTGGGCAACAACGTGGACTTACCCTCGGAGGACGAGATCACCCAGCTCTTGTATGAGGCACAGATGGAGGAGGGGCTtcagccccccacccagctctgcagctACGGCGACCCCATGGCCAACCCCAGCTGGTGA